The following are encoded together in the Tepidiforma bonchosmolovskayae genome:
- a CDS encoding thiolase C-terminal domain-containing protein, whose amino-acid sequence MPGELSRAAAIIGAAEANEIGYPATPKTAMQLHIEAIKNVSEQTGIPISRIDGVFSAGWSSQLAEHLGLHPKYIDTTSVGGCSFEMHVHHALAAIHAGIIDVALISHGENGWSARATGGRGTGRPRGAPDPWDPGQQFQAIYGVAGAPSNYAHAMTRHNYRFGSTPEDFAHIAVVTRQWALLNPRAIMFSKETNPGGGPITVEDVQNSRVVAWPLTLLHCCLVTDYGGAVLVASPEIARSVKTKPVWIAGAGESMGHSNMLEMEDFTATSAAASAAAAYRMAGMGPEDMEMAMIYDSFTITAGITAEMLGLAPRGEGFRLWKDGHAAPGGKFPINTNGGGLSFNHSGMYGMQLLVEAYRQLSRTAEDGVTGLPGKQVNARSCIVNGTGGSLSTTGTLILVAD is encoded by the coding sequence ATGCCCGGAGAGCTTTCCCGAGCGGCCGCCATCATCGGGGCGGCAGAGGCGAACGAGATCGGCTACCCCGCAACGCCCAAGACGGCGATGCAGCTGCACATCGAGGCGATCAAGAACGTCAGCGAGCAGACGGGCATCCCGATTTCGCGGATTGACGGCGTGTTCAGCGCCGGCTGGTCGTCGCAGCTGGCGGAGCACCTCGGTCTCCATCCGAAGTACATCGATACGACATCGGTGGGCGGGTGCTCGTTCGAGATGCACGTGCACCATGCGCTGGCGGCGATCCATGCGGGGATTATCGACGTGGCGCTCATCAGCCACGGCGAGAACGGGTGGTCGGCGCGGGCGACCGGCGGCCGGGGGACCGGGCGGCCGCGGGGCGCGCCGGACCCGTGGGACCCGGGGCAGCAGTTCCAGGCGATTTACGGTGTGGCAGGCGCGCCCTCGAACTACGCGCATGCGATGACCCGGCACAACTACCGGTTCGGTTCGACGCCCGAGGACTTCGCGCACATTGCGGTGGTAACGCGGCAGTGGGCCCTGCTGAACCCGCGGGCGATCATGTTCTCGAAGGAGACGAACCCGGGCGGCGGGCCGATTACGGTGGAGGACGTGCAGAACTCGCGGGTGGTGGCCTGGCCGCTGACGCTGCTGCACTGCTGCCTGGTGACGGACTACGGCGGAGCGGTGCTGGTCGCGAGCCCGGAGATTGCCCGGAGCGTGAAGACGAAGCCGGTGTGGATTGCCGGGGCCGGCGAGAGCATGGGGCATTCGAACATGCTCGAGATGGAGGATTTCACAGCGACGTCTGCGGCGGCTTCGGCTGCGGCGGCCTACAGGATGGCGGGCATGGGGCCGGAGGACATGGAGATGGCGATGATCTACGACTCATTCACGATCACCGCCGGGATAACCGCCGAGATGCTGGGACTGGCACCGCGGGGCGAAGGCTTCCGGCTCTGGAAGGACGGCCATGCGGCGCCGGGCGGGAAGTTCCCGATCAACACCAATGGCGGGGGGCTCTCGTTCAACCACTCGGGGATGTACGGGATGCAGCTGCTGGTCGAGGCGTACCGGCAGCTCTCGCGGACCGCGGAGGACGGCGTGACCGGCCTGCCCGGGAAGCAGGTGAATGCGCGCTCGTGCATCGTCAACGGCACGGGCGGGAGCCTTTCGACGACGGGGACGCTGATTCTCGTGGCCGACTGA
- a CDS encoding acyl-CoA carboxylase subunit beta, which yields MTQPNETWQPEVDEIRRREQLAYGMGGPENIARQHAGGKLTVRERIAALVDPGSFAEFGTLAGKAEYDEQGNLVSFRPANFVAGMARIAGRRVVVGGDDFTVRGGAADAAIAGKQVYAERMAHELKVPIVRLVDGTGGGGSVRTQGTQGHTYIPANPGWDTVIANLSEVPVVAAALGSVAGLGAARVVTSHFSIMVKGTSQVFVAGPPVVEAGMGETVTKEELGGWEIHWRNGVVDNLAENEEDAFAQIRRFLSYLPQNAWEQPARSEPNDDPKRRDEWLIGAIPKNRRRPYRIRQIIASVFDRDSFFEIGAGWGQSVVTGFARLDGYPVGVLANDPYHYGGGLTAQGSEKLARFVDLCDTFHLPCVNLADQPGFVIGTWGEKQATIRKGALALAAVFQAKVPWVTVILRRLYGVAGAGHANTAGLNLRYAWPSADWGSLPLEGGIEAAYKRDLAAAEDPDALRAELMAKLGAVRSPLRTAHAFGVEHLIDPRETRPILCDWVEQAYAVERHQLGPRLRGHRP from the coding sequence ATGACCCAGCCGAACGAGACGTGGCAGCCGGAGGTCGACGAGATCCGGCGGAGGGAGCAGCTTGCCTACGGGATGGGCGGGCCTGAGAACATCGCGCGGCAGCACGCGGGCGGCAAGCTGACGGTGCGGGAGCGGATTGCCGCGCTGGTCGACCCGGGAAGCTTCGCGGAGTTCGGGACGCTCGCCGGGAAGGCGGAGTACGACGAGCAGGGGAACCTTGTCAGCTTCCGGCCGGCGAACTTCGTGGCGGGGATGGCGCGGATCGCCGGGCGGCGGGTGGTGGTCGGCGGCGACGACTTCACTGTGCGGGGCGGCGCGGCCGATGCGGCGATCGCGGGGAAGCAGGTATACGCGGAGCGGATGGCGCACGAGCTGAAGGTGCCGATCGTGCGGCTGGTGGACGGCACCGGCGGGGGCGGCAGCGTCCGGACGCAGGGCACGCAGGGACATACGTACATCCCGGCGAACCCGGGGTGGGACACCGTGATTGCGAACCTCTCCGAGGTGCCGGTTGTGGCGGCGGCGCTCGGGAGCGTGGCGGGGCTCGGCGCGGCGCGGGTGGTGACGTCGCACTTCAGCATCATGGTGAAGGGGACCTCGCAGGTGTTCGTGGCGGGGCCGCCGGTGGTGGAGGCAGGGATGGGGGAGACGGTGACGAAGGAGGAGCTCGGCGGGTGGGAGATTCACTGGCGGAACGGCGTGGTCGATAACCTCGCCGAGAACGAGGAGGATGCGTTCGCGCAGATTCGGCGCTTTCTTTCGTACCTGCCGCAGAATGCCTGGGAGCAGCCTGCGCGGAGCGAGCCGAACGACGATCCGAAGCGCCGCGACGAGTGGCTGATCGGCGCGATCCCGAAGAACCGGCGGCGGCCGTACCGGATTCGGCAGATCATCGCGAGCGTCTTCGACCGCGATTCGTTCTTCGAAATCGGCGCGGGCTGGGGCCAGAGCGTAGTGACGGGCTTCGCCCGCCTGGACGGCTACCCGGTGGGGGTCTTGGCGAACGACCCGTACCACTATGGGGGCGGGCTGACCGCCCAGGGGAGCGAGAAGCTGGCGCGGTTCGTGGACCTGTGCGACACGTTCCACCTGCCGTGCGTGAACCTGGCCGACCAGCCGGGCTTCGTCATCGGGACGTGGGGCGAGAAGCAGGCGACGATCCGGAAGGGCGCGCTGGCGCTTGCGGCTGTCTTCCAGGCGAAGGTGCCGTGGGTGACGGTCATCCTGCGGCGGCTGTACGGGGTTGCGGGCGCGGGGCATGCGAACACGGCGGGCCTGAACCTGCGGTATGCGTGGCCAAGCGCGGACTGGGGGTCGCTGCCGCTGGAGGGCGGGATTGAAGCGGCGTACAAGCGTGACCTCGCGGCGGCGGAGGACCCGGATGCGCTGCGGGCGGAGCTGATGGCGAAGCTGGGCGCGGTGCGGTCGCCGCTGCGGACGGCGCACGCCTTCGGGGTGGAGCACCTGATTGACCCGCGGGAGACGCGGCCGATCCTGTGCGACTGGGTGGAGCAGGCGTACGCGGTGGAGCGGCACCAGCTGGGGCCGCGGCTGCGGGGACACCGGCCGTAG
- a CDS encoding carboxymuconolactone decarboxylase family protein, with protein MPRLRQVPRAEASPEALKAYDRLFGDRDPVVEPGTATGTPGNWWTVFALVPDVLVHAQDGFALLNSRRRTLTPYQRELALVRTGFAAGSQFVFSQHCKAARAAGVPEEKIAAIPAWGVSPVFDAADRAILAYTDDLVLQDGRVQDATFAALREVLSDEAILELTYAVATYRMHATICRALRLEYDDVDERIVEVPAPGQGGAAFDVMGQIQR; from the coding sequence ATGCCGCGCCTTCGCCAGGTGCCCCGCGCCGAAGCCTCGCCCGAAGCCCTCAAAGCCTATGACCGCCTCTTCGGCGACCGCGACCCCGTAGTCGAGCCCGGCACCGCCACCGGCACCCCCGGCAACTGGTGGACCGTCTTCGCCCTCGTCCCCGATGTCCTCGTCCATGCCCAGGACGGATTCGCCCTCCTCAACAGCCGCCGCCGCACGCTGACGCCCTACCAGCGCGAACTCGCGCTCGTCCGCACCGGCTTCGCCGCCGGCAGCCAGTTCGTCTTCTCCCAGCACTGCAAGGCCGCCCGCGCCGCCGGCGTGCCCGAAGAAAAAATCGCCGCCATCCCCGCCTGGGGCGTCAGCCCCGTCTTCGACGCCGCCGACCGCGCCATTCTTGCCTACACCGACGACCTCGTCCTCCAGGACGGCCGCGTCCAGGACGCGACCTTCGCCGCCCTCCGCGAAGTCCTGTCTGATGAAGCAATCCTCGAGCTGACGTACGCGGTCGCCACGTACCGGATGCACGCGACCATCTGCCGCGCCCTCCGCCTCGAGTACGACGACGTCGACGAGCGCATCGTCGAGGTCCCGGCCCCCGGCCAGGGCGGCGCCGCCTTCGATGTCATGGGCCAGATCCAGCGCTGA
- a CDS encoding FAD-binding oxidoreductase: MDPDLRRRLEAVVGPAHVIDDPDTRASYETDWTRRFSGTAAFVVRPASAGEVAGVLRICRTAGIAVVPQGGNTGLVGGSVPRAGEAVLSLRRLDAIEDFDEVAGEVTVGAGVTLERLQQHVRAAGWDVGVDLASRASATIGGMVATNAGGVRVIRFGPMRHQLIGIEAVLADGAILRRLPGLLKDNTGYDLPGLLAGSEGTLAVITRVRLRLVPLRPARAVALLGLPALDAALRVVRAVRRAAANLEAAEVFFPEGLDLVLRHARLAPPFPRPHPCYLLLECAGPADPAPALAAALEPLADPAATLLAVDRADRDRLWAYRERHTEAISAEGIPHKLDVTLPADRLAEFESAVRARLAALRPAARPILFGHAGDGNLHVNILGLDTDDDAADGAVLELVASLGGSISAEHGIGIAKKPWLSLTRSPADISAMLAIKRAFDPGAILNPGVIFDPEPVAVPPPAPDLP, encoded by the coding sequence GTGGACCCCGACCTCCGCCGCCGCCTGGAAGCTGTCGTTGGGCCCGCCCACGTCATCGACGACCCTGATACCCGCGCCTCCTACGAAACCGACTGGACTCGCCGCTTCTCCGGGACGGCCGCCTTCGTCGTCCGGCCCGCCTCCGCCGGGGAGGTCGCCGGCGTCCTCCGAATCTGCCGAACCGCCGGCATCGCCGTGGTGCCGCAGGGCGGCAACACCGGACTCGTCGGCGGCAGCGTCCCGCGCGCCGGCGAAGCGGTCCTCAGCCTCCGCCGCCTCGACGCCATCGAGGACTTCGACGAGGTCGCCGGCGAAGTCACCGTCGGCGCTGGCGTCACCCTCGAACGCCTCCAGCAGCACGTCCGCGCGGCCGGCTGGGACGTCGGCGTCGACCTCGCCTCCCGGGCCAGCGCCACCATCGGTGGCATGGTCGCCACCAACGCCGGCGGCGTCCGCGTCATCCGCTTCGGCCCAATGCGCCACCAGCTCATCGGCATCGAAGCCGTCCTCGCCGATGGTGCCATCCTCCGCCGCCTGCCCGGCCTGCTGAAGGACAACACCGGCTACGACCTCCCCGGCCTCCTCGCGGGCAGCGAAGGCACCCTCGCCGTCATCACCCGCGTCCGCCTCCGGCTCGTCCCGCTCCGGCCCGCCCGCGCCGTGGCCCTCCTCGGCCTCCCCGCGCTCGATGCCGCCCTCCGGGTCGTCCGCGCCGTCCGCCGGGCGGCCGCAAACCTCGAAGCCGCGGAGGTGTTTTTCCCCGAGGGCCTCGACCTCGTCCTCCGCCACGCACGCCTCGCCCCGCCCTTCCCGCGGCCCCACCCCTGCTACCTCCTCCTCGAATGCGCCGGGCCCGCCGACCCCGCTCCCGCGCTCGCCGCCGCGCTTGAACCCCTCGCCGACCCCGCGGCAACCCTGCTCGCCGTCGACCGCGCCGACCGCGACCGCCTCTGGGCCTACCGCGAACGCCACACCGAGGCGATCTCCGCTGAGGGCATCCCCCACAAGCTCGACGTCACTCTCCCCGCCGACCGACTCGCCGAATTCGAGTCCGCCGTGCGCGCCCGCCTTGCCGCGCTCCGCCCGGCTGCCCGCCCCATCCTCTTCGGCCACGCCGGCGACGGCAACCTCCACGTCAACATCCTCGGACTCGACACGGACGACGACGCCGCGGACGGCGCTGTCCTCGAACTCGTCGCCTCGCTGGGCGGCTCCATCAGCGCCGAACACGGCATCGGCATCGCCAAGAAGCCATGGCTCAGCCTCACCCGCTCCCCTGCCGATATTTCCGCCATGCTGGCCATCAAACGGGCGTTCGACCCCGGCGCGATCCTCAACCCCGGCGTCATCTTCGACCCCGAACCCGTCGCCGTGCCGCCGCCCGCGCCGGACCTGCCCTGA
- a CDS encoding Zn-ribbon domain-containing OB-fold protein produces the protein MAYTKPIPEPDPVNRVFWEGAKAGKLMLPRCTTCNRVHWYPRLLCPFCHSRELEWIEAKGEGRIHTFAVQHRAFGGWADEVPFVTAYIDLHEGDRMFTVLRGVDPAKPETIRIGAKVRVEFEQASDEVSIPFWRVVEE, from the coding sequence ATGGCCTATACGAAGCCGATACCCGAGCCCGACCCCGTGAACCGCGTGTTCTGGGAGGGGGCGAAAGCGGGGAAGCTGATGCTGCCCCGCTGCACGACCTGCAACCGGGTGCACTGGTACCCGAGGCTGCTCTGCCCGTTCTGCCACTCGCGGGAGCTGGAGTGGATCGAGGCGAAGGGCGAGGGGCGCATCCACACGTTCGCGGTCCAGCACCGGGCCTTCGGCGGCTGGGCGGATGAGGTGCCGTTCGTGACGGCCTACATCGACCTCCACGAGGGGGACCGGATGTTCACCGTCCTGCGCGGGGTCGACCCGGCGAAGCCGGAGACCATCCGGATCGGCGCGAAGGTGCGCGTGGAATTCGAACAGGCCAGCGACGAGGTGAGCATCCCGTTCTGGCGCGTGGTGGAGGAGTAA
- a CDS encoding CaiB/BaiF CoA-transferase family protein, protein MDLLADLRVRVIAHSPAAAYAGWLLRQFGAAVDMRAALDPEGLGAFLAEGAAFDPAPDIPDAPGPLLITDAPVSDAAVARLRDIARESAVVWITPFGLGTAWERAPSTSLTHYAAGGWMCHVGDPAREPLAPPGVQDLFIAGLWAALAALGWGTRGPGLLEVPIVAGLAATMIYDAVAFQYFGRLRGRVGERYAPTQPTIVTLPCADGYIGIHAALHGMWVELARLCGHPELVDDPRFASPADRAANIRELDAYLLPWLARRSRWELYHLLQSHRICASAIPTIDEVLASPQLAARGAWHTVRTPSSREYRVPGPPARVIAAAGPAPDPDPADPGPWRPGALRVVDLSMGWAGPLVGHVLAALGADVIKIESHTHFDWWRGSRPPGDDPGLALHERSHVFNAVNRGKRGITLNLASPAGRDVALRLIEGADILIENFAAGVIERLGLGWASVSARNPRLVMLRQPAFGSTGPEAGYLGFGNTIEGMSGLTSLVGYEDGPPTMLANACGDPVSGLIGSIAVLSALRARERDGRGRLLECAQLEGFLPLVSEALIHYQRTGELPRRRGNRRPGSVPSGVYPAAGDDRWVAVEVETGAQWSALADLLGEPWAASPQLADVAVREARRADIDAALARWTAARDAEAAAALLLERGIPAAPVHTEADVLVFEPLVAAGFWVGEEREPVGFHLYPALAIRADGEHVTAHGPAPLLGQHTAEVLRGLGLTENELRELEAAGVTGTTPTERARA, encoded by the coding sequence ATGGACCTTCTCGCAGACCTGCGCGTCCGCGTCATCGCCCATTCGCCGGCCGCGGCGTACGCCGGGTGGCTCCTCCGCCAGTTCGGCGCCGCGGTCGACATGCGCGCCGCGCTCGACCCCGAGGGCCTCGGCGCCTTCCTCGCCGAGGGCGCCGCGTTCGACCCGGCACCGGACATCCCGGACGCGCCCGGGCCGCTGCTCATCACCGACGCCCCCGTCTCCGATGCCGCCGTCGCCCGCCTGCGCGACATCGCCCGCGAATCGGCTGTCGTCTGGATTACCCCCTTCGGCCTCGGCACCGCGTGGGAGCGCGCTCCCTCCACCTCCCTGACCCACTACGCCGCCGGCGGCTGGATGTGCCACGTCGGCGACCCCGCCCGAGAACCCCTCGCCCCGCCCGGCGTGCAGGACCTCTTCATCGCCGGCCTCTGGGCCGCCCTCGCCGCCCTCGGCTGGGGAACCCGCGGTCCCGGCCTCCTCGAGGTGCCGATCGTCGCCGGCCTCGCCGCCACGATGATTTACGACGCCGTCGCCTTCCAGTACTTCGGCCGCCTACGGGGCCGCGTCGGCGAGCGCTACGCCCCGACCCAGCCCACTATCGTTACCCTCCCCTGCGCCGATGGGTACATCGGCATCCACGCCGCGCTCCACGGCATGTGGGTCGAACTCGCCAGGCTCTGCGGCCACCCCGAGCTCGTCGACGACCCCCGCTTCGCCTCCCCCGCCGACCGCGCTGCAAACATCCGCGAACTCGACGCGTATCTCCTGCCCTGGCTCGCCCGCCGCAGCCGCTGGGAGCTCTACCACCTCCTCCAGTCGCACCGCATCTGCGCCTCCGCCATCCCCACCATCGACGAAGTGCTCGCCTCCCCGCAGCTCGCCGCCCGCGGCGCCTGGCACACCGTCCGCACCCCGTCCAGCCGCGAGTACCGCGTCCCGGGTCCGCCTGCGCGGGTCATCGCCGCGGCCGGCCCCGCACCGGACCCCGATCCCGCCGACCCGGGCCCCTGGCGGCCCGGCGCCCTCCGCGTCGTCGACCTCTCGATGGGCTGGGCCGGCCCGCTCGTCGGCCATGTCCTCGCCGCCCTCGGCGCCGACGTCATCAAGATCGAGAGCCACACCCACTTCGACTGGTGGCGCGGCTCCCGTCCGCCCGGCGACGACCCCGGGCTCGCCCTCCACGAACGCTCCCACGTCTTCAATGCCGTCAACCGCGGCAAGCGAGGCATCACCCTCAACCTCGCCAGTCCCGCAGGCCGCGACGTCGCCCTCCGCCTCATCGAGGGCGCTGACATCCTCATCGAAAACTTCGCCGCCGGTGTCATCGAGCGGCTCGGCCTCGGCTGGGCCTCCGTCAGCGCCCGGAATCCGCGCCTGGTCATGCTCCGCCAGCCCGCCTTCGGCTCCACCGGCCCCGAAGCCGGCTACCTCGGCTTCGGCAACACCATCGAAGGCATGTCCGGCCTCACCAGCCTCGTCGGCTACGAAGACGGCCCGCCCACGATGCTCGCCAACGCCTGCGGCGACCCCGTTTCCGGCCTCATCGGCTCCATCGCGGTCCTCTCCGCGCTCCGCGCCCGCGAACGCGACGGGCGAGGCCGCCTCCTCGAATGCGCACAGCTCGAAGGCTTCCTGCCGCTCGTCTCCGAAGCCCTCATCCACTACCAGCGCACCGGCGAACTCCCCCGCCGTCGCGGCAACCGCCGCCCGGGCAGCGTCCCGTCGGGCGTCTATCCTGCCGCTGGCGACGACCGATGGGTCGCCGTCGAAGTCGAGACCGGCGCGCAGTGGTCCGCCCTCGCGGACCTGCTCGGCGAACCCTGGGCCGCGAGCCCCCAACTCGCCGACGTCGCCGTCCGGGAGGCCCGCCGGGCAGACATCGATGCCGCGCTCGCCCGCTGGACCGCCGCACGCGACGCCGAGGCCGCCGCAGCACTCCTCCTTGAGCGCGGCATCCCTGCCGCTCCCGTCCACACCGAAGCCGACGTCCTCGTGTTCGAGCCCCTCGTCGCCGCGGGCTTCTGGGTCGGCGAGGAGCGCGAACCCGTCGGCTTCCACCTCTATCCGGCGCTCGCCATCCGCGCTGACGGCGAACACGTGACCGCCCACGGCCCCGCGCCCCTGCTCGGCCAGCACACCGCCGAAGTTCTCCGGGGCCTCGGCCTCACCGAGAACGAACTCCGAGAACTCGAGGCGGCCGGCGTCACCGGCACCACGCCGACCGAGCGCGCCCGCGCCTGA
- a CDS encoding FmdB family zinc ribbon protein: protein MPLYDYHCESCGLDFEVSRSIKEADIPADCPMCNVPAKRVFTPPMMTFTRGAACESLANPAPPSGGARWSHHGHSHGPGTRPHSH from the coding sequence ATGCCCCTCTACGACTACCACTGCGAAAGCTGCGGCCTCGACTTCGAGGTCTCCCGCAGCATCAAGGAGGCCGATATCCCCGCCGATTGCCCGATGTGCAACGTCCCGGCGAAGCGCGTCTTCACCCCGCCGATGATGACCTTCACCCGCGGGGCGGCCTGTGAATCCCTCGCCAACCCCGCGCCGCCCTCCGGCGGGGCCCGCTGGTCTCACCACGGCCACAGCCACGGACCCGGCACCCGGCCGCACTCCCACTGA
- a CDS encoding Calx-beta domain-containing protein, giving the protein MQGTRATVWPARRRVLAAVLALAAAVLAAVAGVPRERAAADAATNGSFFFGNTTGTPVTALTVTEGQAACINIHRGGGTAGLQQVQVTVSPASSPDVGGLVSAFVNFSPGQVNRTIDYPGLPGTCLQTVDNAASDGTRTLTFTIAGVTGGGVVGTPSTFTLFILDNDGPPKYSFQAATSSVVEGNVTHQVAVVREGSTAGTDSVTCQLDTPAGTAAQGAGNDYTFSSQPITFNPGETGPKYCNISILDDGATEPSETIVLTFGSASSGFGPGTHTTHTVTIIDNDGAGTLQFAQATYTVNEGAGTASIAVTRINGSTGAVTVDCSTIGGGTATAGSDYTAVTNQTLSWNPGETATKFCTISILQDTAVEGPETINLQLSNPTGGAALGTPSTATLSILDDDGTGSIQFTSATYTGTEAGGAITITVSRTGGTTGAVTVDYATSTGGSNPATAGVDYVATSGTLSWANGEGGTKSFTVTPIPDTLTEGTETVILTLSNPTGGAVLGSQSTATLLISDSTIIPVITTIVPNVGPTAGGQTVTITGQNFTGATSVTFDGIPCTSFTVVSATQITCVTPPHAAGVVEVVVTTPVGSNVTTGTANDYIYTTGPTVLSLTPSEGACNGATVVTVTGTGFTSSGMTVAFGTVQAVFTYISSTTLVAVAPVQGAGVVDVRVTTPAGTSPNTAADDFTCTGTPIPTVTGLNPTSGPIGTTVTITGTNFTGVTSVTFGGVSATFTVVSSTQITATVPAGTPPGVVDVRVTNAAGTSPNTSADNFTNTSTSTIQYTLYRTFTLIVWTGADNKPIAQAIGGTQAGTTNVSALIGAIWLFNPQTQSWAGYFPGTENVPGANDFTTFRAGTAYFIALRPTAPATVSWVAPAN; this is encoded by the coding sequence ATGCAAGGGACACGTGCGACGGTTTGGCCTGCGCGGCGGCGCGTGCTGGCCGCGGTGCTGGCGCTGGCCGCGGCAGTGCTGGCGGCGGTAGCCGGGGTCCCGCGCGAGCGGGCGGCAGCCGATGCTGCGACCAACGGGTCGTTCTTCTTCGGGAACACTACGGGAACACCGGTGACGGCGCTGACGGTGACAGAAGGCCAGGCGGCGTGCATCAACATTCACCGGGGCGGGGGCACGGCGGGCCTGCAGCAGGTGCAGGTCACCGTGTCGCCCGCGTCATCCCCGGACGTCGGCGGGCTGGTCTCGGCGTTCGTGAATTTTTCCCCCGGGCAGGTCAACCGGACGATCGACTACCCCGGTCTGCCCGGGACGTGCCTGCAGACTGTCGACAACGCGGCTTCCGACGGAACGCGGACTTTGACGTTCACGATTGCCGGGGTCACGGGCGGCGGGGTGGTCGGAACTCCAAGCACGTTCACCCTGTTCATCCTCGACAACGACGGGCCGCCGAAGTATTCGTTCCAGGCGGCGACGTCGTCGGTGGTGGAGGGGAATGTGACGCACCAGGTGGCGGTGGTGCGGGAGGGGAGCACCGCGGGGACGGACTCGGTGACATGCCAGCTCGACACCCCGGCGGGGACGGCGGCGCAGGGCGCGGGCAATGATTACACCTTCAGCAGCCAGCCAATCACGTTCAATCCGGGGGAGACCGGACCGAAGTACTGCAACATCTCCATCCTGGACGACGGCGCGACCGAGCCGAGTGAAACGATTGTGCTCACCTTCGGCTCTGCCAGCTCTGGATTCGGACCTGGAACGCATACCACGCACACGGTCACCATCATCGACAACGATGGGGCGGGGACGCTGCAGTTCGCGCAGGCGACGTACACGGTGAATGAGGGGGCGGGCACCGCGTCCATTGCGGTGACGCGCATCAACGGGAGCACCGGGGCAGTGACCGTCGACTGCAGCACCATCGGCGGGGGCACGGCCACAGCCGGCAGCGACTACACCGCCGTCACCAACCAAACACTGAGCTGGAACCCCGGCGAGACCGCGACGAAGTTCTGCACGATCTCAATCCTGCAGGACACCGCGGTCGAGGGGCCGGAAACGATTAACTTGCAGCTTTCGAACCCCACGGGCGGAGCGGCGCTGGGAACGCCGAGCACGGCCACGCTCTCCATCCTCGATGATGACGGGACCGGGAGCATCCAGTTCACGTCGGCCACGTACACGGGGACGGAGGCCGGGGGCGCGATCACCATCACCGTCTCGCGGACGGGCGGGACGACCGGGGCGGTGACGGTGGACTACGCGACGAGCACAGGAGGCAGCAACCCGGCGACCGCGGGCGTGGACTACGTCGCGACGAGCGGGACGCTGAGCTGGGCGAACGGCGAGGGCGGCACGAAGTCGTTCACGGTGACGCCCATCCCGGACACGCTGACAGAAGGCACCGAGACGGTCATCCTGACGCTTTCGAACCCGACCGGCGGGGCAGTGCTGGGCTCGCAAAGCACGGCAACACTGCTTATCAGTGACTCGACGATCATCCCGGTGATTACAACAATCGTGCCGAATGTCGGGCCGACCGCGGGCGGCCAGACGGTCACGATTACCGGCCAGAACTTCACGGGGGCGACGAGCGTAACCTTCGACGGTATCCCGTGCACGTCATTCACGGTGGTGAGCGCCACGCAGATCACCTGCGTCACGCCGCCGCACGCGGCGGGCGTCGTGGAGGTCGTGGTGACGACGCCGGTGGGTTCGAACGTGACCACCGGGACGGCGAACGACTACATCTACACCACCGGGCCGACGGTGCTCTCCCTGACACCGTCGGAGGGGGCGTGCAACGGCGCAACCGTGGTAACCGTGACCGGTACCGGGTTTACCTCGAGCGGGATGACGGTCGCCTTCGGGACCGTGCAGGCGGTGTTCACCTACATCTCGTCGACGACGCTGGTCGCGGTGGCGCCGGTGCAGGGCGCGGGCGTCGTTGATGTGCGTGTGACGACGCCGGCGGGGACGAGCCCGAACACGGCCGCGGACGACTTCACCTGCACCGGGACGCCGATTCCGACCGTGACGGGGCTGAACCCGACGAGCGGGCCGATCGGGACGACGGTGACGATTACCGGTACGAACTTCACCGGGGTGACCTCGGTAACGTTCGGCGGGGTTTCGGCGACGTTCACGGTCGTGAGTTCGACGCAGATTACGGCGACGGTGCCAGCCGGGACGCCGCCGGGGGTCGTGGACGTGCGGGTGACGAATGCGGCCGGGACGAGCCCGAACACCTCCGCGGACAACTTCACGAACACGTCGACCTCGACGATCCAGTACACGCTCTACCGGACGTTCACGCTGATCGTGTGGACCGGAGCGGACAACAAGCCGATCGCGCAGGCGATTGGCGGGACGCAGGCGGGCACGACGAACGTGTCGGCGCTCATCGGTGCGATCTGGCTCTTCAACCCCCAGACGCAGAGCTGGGCCGGGTACTTCCCGGGGACGGAGAACGTTCCGGGTGCCAACGACTTCACCACGTTCCGGGCCGGGACGGCGTACTTCATCGCCCTGCGTCCGACCGCGCCGGCGACGGTGAGCTGGGTGGCGCCGGCCAACTAA